In Burkholderiales bacterium, the following proteins share a genomic window:
- the mraZ gene encoding division/cell wall cluster transcriptional repressor MraZ, with amino-acid sequence MFRGISQLNLDVKGRLAVPARHRDALLERCAGHLVITADADRCLLVYPLPDWELIQQKLEGASNLDPRVRELQRLLIGFAVDVDMDGAGRVLISPALREHAGLDKAVVLVGQGKKFELWAKETWEATIAKAKPLTADSLPPQLDGFSL; translated from the coding sequence GTGTTCCGCGGCATTTCGCAATTAAATCTGGACGTTAAGGGCAGGCTGGCCGTGCCGGCGCGGCACCGCGACGCCCTGCTCGAGCGCTGCGCGGGGCACCTCGTCATCACCGCCGACGCCGACCGCTGCCTTCTCGTCTACCCGCTCCCCGACTGGGAGCTCATCCAGCAGAAGCTCGAAGGCGCGTCCAACCTCGACCCCCGAGTTCGCGAGCTGCAGCGCCTGCTCATCGGTTTCGCCGTCGACGTCGACATGGACGGCGCCGGACGGGTGCTGATCTCCCCCGCGCTGCGCGAGCACGCCGGGCTCGACAAAGCGGTGGTCCTGGTGGGGCAGGGCAAGAAATTCGAGCTGTGGGCGAAGGAAACGTGGGAGGCGACGATCGCCAAGGCGAAACCGCTCACGGCCGACAGCCTGCCGCCGCAGCTCGACGGGTTCTCCCTGTGA
- the pyrC gene encoding dihydroorotase, which yields MKLTLILPDDWHLHLRDGAHMSAVLPHTAARFGRAIVMPNLRPPVTTTEMALAYRDRIVAALPQGSRFTPLMTLYLTDNTRPEEIGRARASGAVHAVKYYPAGATTNSDSGVTDLGRCHGVFEAMAEHRMPLLVHGEVTDPAVDIFDRERVFLERILEPLAARFPKLRIVVEHITTREAAAFVRAAPANIGATITAHHLLLNRNALFVGGVRPHHYCLPVIKREIHREALLEVAVSGDRKFFLGTDSAPHARHTKETTCGCAGIYTAHAGIELYAEAFEAAGALDKLESFASRYGAEFYGLPVNETRITLEKADTPVPDEVPFGDDALVPFRAGERVGWRIV from the coding sequence ATGAAGCTCACCCTCATCCTTCCCGACGACTGGCACCTGCACCTGCGCGACGGCGCGCACATGAGCGCGGTGCTGCCGCACACCGCGGCGCGCTTCGGGCGCGCGATCGTCATGCCCAACCTGCGCCCGCCCGTGACCACGACCGAAATGGCGCTCGCGTATCGCGACCGCATCGTGGCGGCGCTGCCCCAGGGCTCGCGCTTCACGCCGCTGATGACGCTGTATCTCACCGACAACACCCGGCCGGAGGAGATCGGCAGGGCGCGCGCGAGCGGCGCGGTCCACGCGGTGAAGTATTACCCGGCGGGGGCGACGACGAACTCGGACTCGGGCGTCACCGATCTCGGGCGCTGCCACGGCGTGTTCGAGGCGATGGCCGAGCACCGCATGCCGCTGCTGGTGCACGGCGAAGTCACCGATCCCGCGGTCGACATCTTCGACCGCGAGCGCGTTTTTCTGGAGCGCATCCTCGAGCCGCTCGCGGCGCGCTTCCCGAAGTTGCGTATCGTCGTCGAGCACATCACCACGCGCGAGGCGGCGGCGTTCGTGCGCGCGGCGCCGGCGAACATCGGCGCGACGATCACCGCGCACCACCTGCTGCTCAATCGCAATGCCTTGTTCGTCGGCGGCGTGCGGCCGCATCACTATTGCCTGCCGGTGATCAAGCGCGAGATCCACCGCGAGGCCTTGCTGGAAGTCGCGGTGAGCGGCGATCGCAAGTTCTTCCTCGGCACCGACAGCGCGCCCCACGCGCGGCACACCAAGGAGACGACCTGCGGCTGCGCCGGCATCTATACCGCGCACGCCGGCATCGAGCTCTACGCCGAGGCGTTCGAAGCCGCGGGCGCGCTCGACAAGCTCGAGAGCTTCGCGAGCCGTTACGGCGCGGAGTTCTACGGGCTGCCCGTGAACGAGACGCGCATCACGCTCGAAAAAGCGGACACGCCGGTGCCCGACGAGGTGCCGTTCGGCGATGATGCGCTCGTGCCGTTCAGGGCGGGAGAGCGCGTCGGCTGGCGGATCGTGTAA
- a CDS encoding gamma-glutamylcyclotransferase encodes MDTRGEEGFREVEHECCPKLPSGDLWVFGYGSLMWDPGFDYVRSQPALLRGYHRAFCVTSTRYRGTPERPGLVLGLDRGGSCRGIAFLVPDANVEPVLHALWEREMPGRVYSPRVVSIDLGGARASALTFVADRGQDGYMGRLEVDEMARTIADCSGARGPNADYLFNTLRHLDAAGIRERRLYALARAVQALQKPRTHTPERGCER; translated from the coding sequence ATGGATACCCGCGGCGAGGAGGGCTTTCGAGAAGTCGAGCACGAGTGCTGCCCGAAGCTCCCGTCGGGCGACCTGTGGGTCTTCGGCTACGGCTCGCTCATGTGGGATCCCGGATTCGATTACGTGCGCTCTCAGCCGGCGCTGCTCCGGGGTTATCACCGCGCGTTCTGCGTCACGTCGACGCGCTATCGCGGAACGCCCGAGCGGCCGGGGCTCGTGCTGGGTCTCGATCGCGGCGGGTCGTGCCGGGGCATCGCGTTCCTCGTGCCCGATGCCAACGTGGAACCGGTGCTGCACGCGCTGTGGGAGCGGGAGATGCCGGGCCGCGTGTACAGCCCGCGCGTCGTCTCCATCGATCTGGGCGGCGCAAGAGCGAGCGCGCTCACCTTCGTCGCGGACCGCGGTCAGGACGGGTATATGGGGAGACTGGAAGTCGACGAGATGGCCCGCACGATCGCCGACTGCAGCGGCGCGCGCGGACCGAACGCCGATTATCTCTTCAACACCCTGCGTCACCTCGATGCGGCGGGCATACGCGAGCGCCGGCTGTATGCGCTTGCGCGCGCGGTGCAGGCGCTGCAGAAACCGCGCACTCACACTCCCGAGCGGGGGTGCGAGCGCTAG
- the rsmH gene encoding 16S rRNA (cytosine(1402)-N(4))-methyltransferase RsmH: MSEAGFHAPVLLEEAVDALAVRPDGTYVDCTFGRGGHSRAILARLGADGRLVALDRDPEAVSAAAAIADPRFTILHGAFGRVAELLAALGLSRVNGILLDVGISSPQLDEARRGFSFRHDAPLDMRMDTTTGTTAGEWLATASESEIREVIRDYGEERFAKQIAAAIVAARARGPLGTTRQLAALVAEAVPTREPRQDPATRTFQALRIHVNRELEELSLALPQCVDLLEAGGRLVVISFHSLEDRIVKRMFRDQSTADKLPPRLAVRARDLPEPRLKLVGRARRPAEAEVAANPRARSAIMRVAERTRAA, from the coding sequence GTGAGCGAAGCCGGGTTTCATGCCCCCGTGCTGCTCGAGGAGGCTGTCGACGCGCTCGCAGTGCGTCCCGACGGCACTTACGTCGACTGTACGTTCGGCCGCGGCGGACACAGCCGCGCGATTCTCGCCAGGCTCGGCGCGGACGGCCGACTGGTCGCGCTCGACCGCGATCCCGAAGCGGTGAGCGCCGCGGCGGCGATCGCCGATCCGCGCTTCACGATCCTGCACGGCGCTTTCGGCCGCGTCGCGGAGCTGCTCGCGGCGCTCGGCCTCTCGCGCGTGAACGGCATCCTGCTCGACGTGGGGATCTCTTCGCCGCAGCTCGACGAAGCGCGTCGCGGATTCTCGTTTCGCCACGACGCGCCGCTCGACATGCGCATGGACACCACAACAGGAACAACGGCGGGGGAGTGGCTCGCAACCGCGAGCGAATCCGAAATCCGGGAGGTCATCAGAGACTATGGCGAAGAACGGTTTGCTAAACAGATTGCAGCAGCGATTGTTGCGGCTCGAGCGCGAGGGCCGCTCGGCACCACACGGCAGCTTGCCGCGCTCGTGGCAGAGGCCGTACCCACGCGCGAGCCACGGCAGGACCCGGCGACGCGCACGTTTCAAGCTCTACGGATTCACGTCAATCGGGAGCTTGAGGAGCTATCGCTAGCGCTGCCGCAATGCGTCGACCTGCTCGAGGCGGGCGGGCGGCTGGTGGTGATCAGCTTCCATTCGCTCGAGGACCGCATCGTCAAGCGCATGTTTCGCGACCAGTCGACGGCGGACAAGCTGCCGCCGCGGCTCGCGGTGCGTGCGCGCGACCTGCCGGAGCCTCGCCTCAAGCTCGTCGGTAGAGCGCGGCGGCCCGCCGAGGCCGAGGTCGCCGCGAACCCGCGTGCGCGCAGCGCGATCATGCGCGTCGCGGAGCGCACTCGCGCCGCATAG
- a CDS encoding DUF1269 domain-containing protein → MLMRRRLYFVLPDVDCARQMLNDLLLARIECRHIHFLSRRGSLPDDLPQANVLQKTDIVHGAQMGIGIGGIVGAVAGGLLVFFPPEGATLALMTVLAVALGGAAFGAWVSSMVASSVPNSRLKAFERDMEAGKVLMMVDVPMRKQQEIYDMIVRRHPEAAAGGFEPTIPAFP, encoded by the coding sequence ATGCTGATGAGGCGGAGGCTCTACTTCGTACTACCGGACGTCGATTGCGCGCGGCAAATGCTGAACGACCTGTTGCTGGCGCGCATCGAGTGCAGGCACATCCACTTCCTGTCCCGGCGCGGCTCGCTGCCCGACGATCTGCCGCAGGCGAACGTGCTCCAGAAGACCGACATCGTGCACGGCGCCCAGATGGGCATCGGCATCGGCGGCATCGTCGGCGCCGTCGCGGGCGGTTTGCTGGTTTTCTTCCCGCCCGAAGGCGCGACGCTCGCGCTGATGACCGTGCTGGCGGTGGCGCTCGGCGGCGCGGCGTTCGGCGCGTGGGTGTCGAGCATGGTCGCGAGCTCTGTCCCGAACTCCCGGCTCAAGGCGTTCGAGCGCGACATGGAGGCGGGCAAGGTCCTGATGATGGTCGACGTGCCGATGCGCAAGCAGCAGGAGATCTACGACATGATCGTGCGCCGGCATCCGGAAGCAGCCGCGGGCGGTTTCGAGCCGACGATTCCCGCTTTCCCGTAG
- the ftsL gene encoding cell division protein FtsL yields MTKLNLILLGILVGCALMLVTSQHQARKLYVELQKEQELAKQLDIEWGQLQLEQSTWSTHSRIEKIAARNLNMRMPPPSRVQVIGTMAGNVAQAEAAK; encoded by the coding sequence ATGACCAAGCTCAACCTCATCCTGCTCGGCATCCTCGTCGGCTGCGCGCTGATGCTCGTCACCTCGCAGCATCAGGCGCGCAAGCTCTACGTCGAGCTGCAGAAAGAGCAGGAGCTCGCCAAGCAGCTCGACATCGAATGGGGGCAGCTCCAGCTCGAGCAGAGCACGTGGTCGACCCACTCGCGCATCGAGAAGATCGCGGCGCGCAACCTCAACATGCGCATGCCGCCGCCTTCGCGCGTGCAGGTGATCGGGACGATGGCGGGCAACGTGGCGCAGGCGGAGGCCGCGAAGTGA